AGAAAACTGGCAAACCACTTGAGCTTTAAAACCCGGAATGACTCAAACTTTGTAACCGTTCATTTGCTTTGAAACCAGCAAATTTTGAAAATTCATCTTCGGAGAACTCAAAGCGAAAGCAAAATTGCCAAAGCGACTTTGAGCCAAATTTGCTAACCTCGCGCAATCCCAAAACTCAACTGAGGCAACTGCTCGAAACTCACGTTGACAAACAATGTTGATTTGCCGAAAAATCTGAACGAATGGCCAAGGGAAGAAAGAAAAGACCACAACCAATTGATTTTCAATGTTTTAAGCTAACGCCCTGCTAAGGGGTGAGCAATGCACTGCGAAAGCTACCGCACACAACTTTAATCACAAAACTCACCGCATGCTGAAAATGCCACGCATTGTGAATCCCGCTTAAGCAGTTTGTTAGCTTAAATTTCAGCACCTTAGATTGATCAAACCTGAGATTAACTTGATTTAGAAAACTGGCAAACCACTTGAGCTTTAAAACTCGGAATGACTCAAACTTTGTAACCGTTCACTTGCTTTTAAACCAGTAAATTTTGATAAATCACTTTCGGAAAACTCAAAGCGAAAGCAAAACTTCCAAAGCGACTTTGCGGCAAACTTGCTAACCTCGTGCAGTCCCAAAACTCAATTGAGGCAACTACTCAAAACTCGCATTGATAAACAATGCTGATTTGCCGAAAAACCTGAACGAATGGCCAAGGAAGAAAGAAAAGACCACAACCAATTGATTTTTAATGTTTTAAGCTAACGCCCTGCTAAGGGGTGAGCAATGCACTGCAAAAGCTGCCGCACACCGCCTTAATCACAAAACCCACCGCATGCTGAAAATGCCACGCATTGCGAATCCCTCTTAAGCAGTTTGTTAGCTTAAATTTCAGCATCTTAGATTGATCAAACCTGAGATTAACTTGATTTAGAAAACTGGCAAACCACTTGAGCTTTAAAACCCGGAATGACTCAAACTTTGTAACCGTTCACTTGCTTTGAAACCAGTAAATTTTGAGAACTCATTTTCGGAAAACTCTTCAAAGCGAAAGCAAAACTGCCAAAGCGACTTTGCGCCAAACTGACTAACCTCGCGCATTCCCAAAACTCAATTGAGGCAACTGCTCAAGACTTGCGTTGGCAAACAATGCTGGTTTGCCGAAAACCTAAACGAATTGCCGAAGGAAGAAATAACAAGCAGCAAACAATTGATTTTTAATGTTTTAAGCTAACGTCCGGTTAAGGGGCAGCCAACGCCATTACCAAGCTTCCGCATAACACCGTAACCACAAAAACCAACGCATAATAAAAATGCCGCGCGTTGGCTGTCCCTCTTGAACCGTTTGTTATGGCTAACAACTCACTGATTTATTGGTAAAACCTTAAGAAAGGTCTATCCGTTCATCTCGACATTCGTAAGAGCCCATTTCGAATTCTCGACAAATCCAAGGGCGATTTTCGTAAATTGTGCACATGAACGTTTCACGATCTAGAGCTGAACACCAACCATCTGACAAACGCAGCATCGTTTCTCCACCCCATTCATCGAATGCAATATGCTGCTCTGGTACACCTGTATCGGTAATGATCATAACCTCTAAACGGCAGCAACAAGCATGGCAGTTTGAGCACGATATTTCCGGATTTGATACATTTTTAATTGGGATTGTCATCGAGTTCTTCAGCGAGTTTAATCGCAGAATAGTACTCCAATTTAAACCAATTTACCGACATTAATGATGAACTAAACTTGATAGCCATAACGCCCGCTTAAGGGGCAGCCAACGCCACTACCAAGCTTCCGCATAACACTGTAACCACAAAAACCAACGCATAATAAAAATGCCACGCGTTGGCTGTCCCTCTTGAAGCGTTTGTTAGCCGATTTTCAGATCTAGCTTGAAATTACGAATGATTTTTTCATCCAAACAACTACGTAAAAACTTATTCATTGCTGTCATATCATTAGAAGAATAGAAGTCGAGCATGAGCGTATTAAACTCTTGTTGACGCTTGGCTTGCACATTAATGATAGGGAAACCGTTAGCTAACAAAATACCGTTCATCATGAACCGACCTGTACGTTTGTTAACATCCCAAAAAAATTGAGCGCGTGCCATTTGTAAAAATGCAGTAATTGCTTGATCGTAAACATCAGATTCGCTATTCACCTGACTCTCAACTTCAAGCCATTTTTCGTCCAACTCATCTGGAGCCGGAGGCTCATACTCTGACCCCGTGATAGAAACGTAACCAGAGCGAAATTTACCCCACTCTAACGCTTCTTCTTTGCCTGCGATATTGTGGATTTTTAAGGCGGTTTCTTTATTAAATTGGAACTCACCTTGATCAACCAAGCCAAAAATAAACTCCCATGCTCGAGCTTGGTTCATTGCCATATTTTGATCACTAATTCGATGACCACCTACGGTGATCCCATCTAGAATGGTTTGCACCTCAGGTAAAGTCATTGCAACACCTTCGAGGTTAACAGCGTCATAAACCAAAGCCGGTACATCTCTTTTGGCAAGTTGTTTGGCCAACGGTATATTGGGTTTCATATTCCACATGTTATCTGTTAATGCTGTCATAGTGATATTCTTCAATGTAAGTAAAACTCGGCTAAGTATACACTTACTGATGAGTAAGGTGCTAGAAGTCGGCTAACGCCGCGTTAAGGGGTGAATGCAGGGCGTCCGCATGAGTGGTTAGAATTTAGTCATTGACTTAAATCCAGCGACTAAGACTTGCTCCAAGAAGCCGGGGTTCATCATGCAACGTTTCTGCTTCATTGGCACACTAATTTTGCTTGGCTCAGCTCTTAGCATGTTAAGCGCCATGTGTCTTAAACCTGCCAAATTTTCAGCCGCGTTTTGTCGGTAAATCTGACAAGCATCTTCTCGCATGCTCACATCTAAAATCCAGTGCATTGACTCTATGCCCCAGTGGGCTCGAATGGCATTTCCTGCCTGCTCCGCGGTCAGGTCTGCTGAACTTATGTAGTAGCGGTACTCCAGCTTTGGCGCTTTACCTTTGGCAACTCGGTAATTTTCAACCATGACAATACTGGCGAGTCCGCTCCACGTTGAGAAGTCACCCTCTAACTCACTAGCCTTGAGTACATGGCAAGTACGTGCTTCAACGCGGCCTTTTTGTTTCTCGATTTGATAAGTGGTTTTGTCAATCGGGGCACGGCGGTGTGGGGCGAAGGCTGTCTGTATGGCTGCCGACAACTTGCCTTGAT
This Vibrio navarrensis DNA region includes the following protein-coding sequences:
- a CDS encoding YkgJ family cysteine cluster protein → MTIPIKNVSNPEISCSNCHACCCRLEVMIITDTGVPEQHIAFDEWGGETMLRLSDGWCSALDRETFMCTIYENRPWICREFEMGSYECRDERIDLS
- a CDS encoding Fic family protein → MTALTDNMWNMKPNIPLAKQLAKRDVPALVYDAVNLEGVAMTLPEVQTILDGITVGGHRISDQNMAMNQARAWEFIFGLVDQGEFQFNKETALKIHNIAGKEEALEWGKFRSGYVSITGSEYEPPAPDELDEKWLEVESQVNSESDVYDQAITAFLQMARAQFFWDVNKRTGRFMMNGILLANGFPIINVQAKRQQEFNTLMLDFYSSNDMTAMNKFLRSCLDEKIIRNFKLDLKIG